One window from the genome of Gadus morhua chromosome 16, gadMor3.0, whole genome shotgun sequence encodes:
- the sb:cb81 gene encoding mRNA decay activator protein ZFP36L1, whose translation MLSDFLSPFLELDEFCKNLGGVETADGVSSGLQHGARVRGFQRRHSLCPVSLPNSKFNAGPREEEEEEDPGAPGRWAREGRLPGSALGHIPFRVDRSVSMIEGGLGGEDKMAAAPPRPPPGLGLSAASLCSSSLSLSSSSLSPPASTRYKTELCRTYEESGTCKYGSKCQFAHGEEEVRGLHRHPRYKTEPCRTFHTAGFCPYGARCHFIHNADEMQDASSSCSSCSPGPAPPHRPRPPLLRHSFSFAGFSSSSSSSSSSSSSSSGAVPQTLGSAFQAAPSSLLFSRAASVSPPPSSTSSFGSPELLSPLFPEPGPRSLRSYPFSGSTPFSGSSLLAADVADSALRFYALSDAVAKCQAAVSSASSFAAAGLQRCASADSLSEEGYTSSCSLSSGGSDSPCFEGRRLPIFSRLSVTDE comes from the exons ATGCTGTCGGACTTCCTCAGCCCCTTTCTGGAGCTGGATGAGTTCTGCAAG AATTTGGGCGGCGTAGAGACGGCAGATGGCGTGTCCTCCGGCCTGCAGCACGGCGCGCGCGTCCGGGGCTTCCAGCGGCGCCACTCCCTGTGCCCCGTCTCTCTTCCCAACTCCAAGTTCAACGCGGGCCcccgcgaggaggaggaggaggaggacccggGGGCCCCTGGCCGCTGGGCCCGCGAGGGCCGGCTGCCCGGCTCCGCCCTGGGCCACATCCCCTTCCGCGTGGACCGCTCCGTCAGCATGAtcgagggggggctggggggggaggacaagatggccgccgcgccgccccgccccccgcccggCCTGGGACTGAGCGCCGCCTCCCTGtgctcctcctcgctgtccctctcctcctcctcgctgtcccCGCCCGCCTCCACGCGCTACAAGACGGAGCTGTGCCGCACCTACGAGGAGAGCGGCACGTGCAAGTACGGCTCCAAGTGCCAGTTCGCCCACGGCGAGGAGGAGGTGCGCGGGCTGCACCGCCACCCCCGCTACAAGACGGAGCCCTGCCGCACCTTCCACACGGCGGGCTTCTGCCCCTACGGCGCCCGCTGCCACTTCATCCACAACGCCGACGAGATGCAggacgcctcctcctcctgctcctcctgctcccccggccccgccccgcctcaccggccccgccctcctctgCTCCGCCACAGCTTCAGCTTCGccggcttctcctcctcctcctcctcctcctcctcctcctcctcctcctcctccggtgcCGTTCCTCAGACCCTGGGGTCCGCCTTCCAGGCCGccccctcctcgctcctcttCTCCCGCGccgcctccgtctccccccccccgtcctccacctcctccttcggCAGTCCggagctcctctctcctctgttcccgGAGCCGGGGCCCCGGTCGCTCCGCTCCTACCCCTTCTCCGGCTCCACCCCCTTCTCCGGCTCCTCCCTCCTGGCGGCGGACGTCGCGGACTCCGCCCTCCGCTTCTACGCCCTCAGCGATGCCGTCGCCAAGTGCCAGGCCGCCGTCTCCTCCGCCTCGTCCTTCGCCGCCGCGGGGCTGCAGCGCTGCGCCTCGGCCGACTCCCTCTCCGAGGAGGGgtacacctcctcctgctccctgaGCTCCGGGGGCTCTGACTCCCCCTGCTTCGAGGGCCGCCGCCTCCCCATCTTCAGCCGCCTGTCGGTGACCGACGAGTAG